The nucleotide sequence CCGCCATGCCCGCCCGCCGGGCCATGACACACAGGCTGGGTCCGATCTTCCCCGCGGCGCCCGCCACCACCAACCGCCCCGTCCATCCCGCCATCTCCGCCACCAGGGCTGGCGACGGACGCGTCAGCACCTCCAGAAGCTGCTCCTCGGATTCAATGACGCAGGGCGTCGGGGCGGACGATGTCATGGCGGACGATACGCGTTGCCGGGTTCGCACGTTGCGTGCGCGAAGGGCGAAGCCGGGACGCTGCCAGACGTCCGTGGGTCAGGACAGCATTTCCTTCACCCGGTAGGCACTCATGGCCAGCAGCGCGCCGATGGCCAGCAGCGCCACCGCATTCTGCCACGCGCGATTCCGGTGCGGCCCCACCACGCGCGGATCGTTGGCCAGCATCAGCAGCACCACCGCCACCAGCGGGACGGTCAGGATCGTGGTCTTCTGCGCGATCACGATCCCGCTCAACGCGGACCCCGAGCGCATCAGGTAGAACGCCGCCGCCAATCCCACCGCCATCCCCACCGTGGTCCACACCCGCGCCACCCATCCGCTCAAACGGGCCTCCCACCCCATCCCGTCCGCCAGCAGCGCCCCGCCCACCATCGCATTGACCACCACCGACGAGAATCCCGCCGCCAGGAATCCCACGCCGAACAGGACCACCGCCGTCGGACCCAGCAGCGGCCGCAATTGATTCGACAGATCCGCGGCGCTGCCCACCTCGACTCCGCGCAGCACCGTGGCCGCCGTCCACATGATCGTCAGGGACACCGCAAACAGCACCCCGATCCCCACCACCGCCTCCCGCACCCCGACCGACAGATCGTCGCGACCCCATCCCTTCTGCCTCGCCAGCGACGCCTGGTACAGGGCGGCGATCACCGAAAACGTCGTCGCCGACAGCCCGATGGCCAGCCCCGTCAGTTCCCCCGGCCACACGCCCGGCACCAGGCCCCGCAGCAGCTCCATCGGATTGGGCCGCGCCAGGGCAAGATTGAAGAGAAACGCCAGCAGCATCACGGCGATCAGGGCCGTCATCGCCTTCTCGAGAAAGCGGTACAGTTGGCGCGCTCCGAACACGAACACCACCCCCGCCCCGCCCACCACCAGCATCCAGACCGATTCGCCCACCCCCGTCAGCGTGCTCAACGCCGTCGCGCACGCGATGTAGTTCGAGGACTGAAACCCGGCGCACACCACAAAGGCCAGCAGGCCGATCGTCACCGCCAGCCAGCGCCCGTAATGGCGCCCCACCACGGTGAGGATCGAATCGGCGTTGAGGATCCCGATCCGTGCCGACATCGCCGTGAACACCATCATGAACGAGGCCGTGATCACCAGGGCCCATACCATCGACATGCCCACCGCCGCCCCCAGCTTCGAGGTGATGGTGATCGTGCCCGGCCCGACGACCACCGCCGCCGTGATCAACCCCGGACCCAGATTGCGCCACAATCGTCCCGCCGACACCGCATGACCCGCATCCGGCGACGGCAGGGAACCCTGGGAGGAATGGTCGGTCGGCATGGAGTCCCTCCACTCTCCCGTCAATCCCCCATCCGACGCAATCCGGGACCCCGGCCCCAAAGAAACACCCGTCCCTCCCGAATGAAGCGCAGGTGTGAATTCGGAGGGCCGAGTTCCACGAGGCCGCAACAGCATGGAGCCTTGGGTGGTGGACTCGCGGAGCTCGCCCCTCCGATTCGCTGCCGCCTCACCCACAATTCAG is from Verrucomicrobiia bacterium and encodes:
- a CDS encoding Nramp family divalent metal transporter, producing the protein MPTDHSSQGSLPSPDAGHAVSAGRLWRNLGPGLITAAVVVGPGTITITSKLGAAVGMSMVWALVITASFMMVFTAMSARIGILNADSILTVVGRHYGRWLAVTIGLLAFVVCAGFQSSNYIACATALSTLTGVGESVWMLVVGGAGVVFVFGARQLYRFLEKAMTALIAVMLLAFLFNLALARPNPMELLRGLVPGVWPGELTGLAIGLSATTFSVIAALYQASLARQKGWGRDDLSVGVREAVVGIGVLFAVSLTIMWTAATVLRGVEVGSAADLSNQLRPLLGPTAVVLFGVGFLAAGFSSVVVNAMVGGALLADGMGWEARLSGWVARVWTTVGMAVGLAAAFYLMRSGSALSGIVIAQKTTILTVPLVAVVLLMLANDPRVVGPHRNRAWQNAVALLAIGALLAMSAYRVKEMLS